In Humulus lupulus chromosome 6, drHumLupu1.1, whole genome shotgun sequence, a single genomic region encodes these proteins:
- the LOC133785958 gene encoding uncharacterized protein LOC133785958, giving the protein MVRTRGAHSKKTPTNLSKPLSETPDSTALPSASALPKSVSTPSSSAGTRPKMKPRKQTTPVPTATPLVFPDVAAAVPVSSPPPKGVVTEKESVIPSSQSAPTKRTRASEKGSVEPSPPKKSSLPPKTYAKGFLKRKTPSESTVSPLSSVKKRLKDNPPSPSTSEADEEEETVAEESTEDIPENVDSDKELSQEPEESATDSEPREEEDVASSDPDVDIVPSPVAAVLSPVVTKPSSKGKGKKPISRSGTPLTKSVVKFQPHSYSFCYNDNERDMMLYAHRKFLPERNFVLSDHRSFGVLILLQTREWVGSLVKLSGYVERVVKEFYANLTHDVLDPKSPHFEKVYVRGQWYSFAPKDIAIALQIPIATVEDQAAETLDRDEVLSELVGQRMQWSPNTVLLVTNLTNTYVVLHKFATSNWKPTSHTNTISFDLAAFLYKVGTGIEVDLAKHFFDQIVGFRRGNRKSLNLPFPHLIYKILSMQNDDIKLETEDLVLASTAVSFRSGGSSNESGEAPSAKKVKPQSLNFASEDLPPDSVPTDSPAVATELAFLRSSMADLHTKFAIIQQSIHDLRLLVTRASNF; this is encoded by the coding sequence ATGGTGAGGACCAGAGGAGCACACTCAAAGAAAACTCCAACCAATCTCTCGAAACCTCTGTCTGAAACACCTGACAGCACAGCCTTGCCGTCTGCCTCTGCTCTTCCCAAGTCCGTCTCGACGCCTAGTTCATCTGCGGGGACAAGACCCAAAATGAAGCCACGTAAGCAGACAACTCCGGTTCCCACAGCGACTCCTCTGGTGTTCCCCGATGTTGCTGCTGCTGTCCCTGTGTCGTCACCACCACCTAAAGGGGTGGTGACCGAAAAGGAATCTGTTATTCCTTCTTCTCAGAGCGCTCCAACCAAAAGGACTAGGGCATCCGAAAAAGGGTCTGTCGAACCCTCTCCACCAAAGAAGTCGTCTCTCCCACCAAAGACATATGCCAAAGGTTTTTTGAAGAGGAAAACGCCCTCCGAATCGACTGTCTCTCCTCTATCCTCGGTCAAGAAACGTCTCAAGGACAACCCACCATCACCGTCCACTTCTGAGgcagatgaagaagaagaaacagTGGCTGAAGAATCCACAGAAGATATCCCAGAGAATGTGGACTCTGACAAAGAGCTGTCTCAGGAACCTGAAGAATCAGCCACCGACTCTGAGCCAAGGGAAGAGGAAGATGTTGCGTCGTCTGATCCAGATGTGGACATAGTCCCAAGCCCTGTCGCCGCTGTTCTCAGTCCTGTGGTAACAAAACCCTCATCCAAGGGAAAAGGCAAGAAACCCATCTCTCGGTCTGGTACTCCTCTTACTAAGTCAGTGGTAAAATTTCAACCTCACTCTTATTCCTTCTGTTATAATGATAATGAACGAGATATGATGCTGTATGCCCATCGTAAGTTCCTTCCCGAGAGGAATTTTGTTCTTAGTGATCATAGGTCCTTCGGAGTTCTCATCTTACTTCAAACCCGTGAGTGGGTTGGGTCCCTGGTGAAGCTTTCTGGCTATGTGGAGCGTGTTGTGAAGGAGTTTTATGCCAATCTTACCCATGATGTGCTTGATCCAAAGTCCCCTCACTTCGAAAAGGTTTATGTCCGCGGACAATGGTACTCCTTCGCTCCTAAAGATATTGCAATCGCACTCCAAATTCCGATTGCAACTGTTGAAGACCAAGCTGCTGAAACACTTGATCGCGATGAAGTATTGTCCGAGCTCGTGGGACAACGAATGCAGTGGTCTCCCAACACTGTTCTGCTGGTCACCAACCTGACAAATACGTATGTTGTGCTCCACAAGTTCGCCACTTCAAATTGGAAGCCTACATCTCACACTAACACCATTTCTTTTGACCTGGCCGCATTCCTCTATAAAGTTGGCACAGGCATAGAAGTTGATCTGGCGAAACACTTTTTTGATCAAATTGTTGGTTTCCGCAGAGGTAATCGTAAGTCTCTTAATTTGCCATTTCCCCATCTCATTTATAAAATTCTTAGCATGCAGAATGATGACATCAAACTGGAGACCGAAGACTTGGTCCTAGCTTCTACTGCCGTTTCATTCCGATCAGGTGGTTCTTCAAATGAGTCTGGCGAAGCACCAAGCGCCAAGAAAGTGAAGCCTCAGTCACTCAATTTCGCATCAGAGGACCTGCCCCCTGATTCTGTCCCAACAGATTCACCTGCTGTGGCTACTGAATTGGCGTTCCTTCGTTCTAGTATGGCTGATCTTCACACAAAGTTTGCCATcatccagcagtccattcatgaCCTACGGCTGCTTGTCACCCGTGCTTCAAATTTCTGA
- the LOC133783158 gene encoding adagio protein 1: MEWDSNSDLSADDDEEEFMLNDDDGKAGPGPLPFPVENLLQTAPCGFVVTDALEPDHPIIYVNTVFEMVTGYRAEEVLGRNCRFLQCRGPFAKRRHPLVESTVVSEIRRCLEEGIEFQGELLNFRKDGSPLMNRLQLTPIYGDDETITHVIGIQFFTEANIDLGPVPSSSLKMSAKSSDRFRSGLSTFRPIPSGDRNICRGFCGILQLSDEVLALKILSRLTPRDIASVGSVCRRLYDLTRNEDLWRMVCQNAWGSEATSVLETVPGAKRLGWGRLARELTTLEAATWRKLTVGGGVEPSRCNFSACAVGNRVVLFGGEGVNMQPMNDTFVLDLNASNPEWQHVQVSSPPPGRWGHTLSCVNGSNLVVFGGCGRQGLLNDVFVLDLDAKPPTWREISGLAPPLPRSWHSSCTLDGTKLIVSGGCADSGVLLSDTFLLDLSMEKPIWREIPVAWTPPSRLGHTLSVYGGRKILMFGGLAKSGPLRFRSSDVFTMDLSEEEPCWRCVTGSGMPGAGNPGGIAPPPRLDHVAVSLPGGRILIFGGSVAGLHSASQLYILDPTDEKPTWRILNVPGRPPRFAWGHSTCVVGGTRAIVLGGQTGEEWMLGELHELSLASSAI; this comes from the exons ATGGAGTGGGATAGCAATTCTGATCTGAGTGCGGATGACGATGAGGAGGAATTCATGCTTAACGATGATGATGGTAAAGCTGGTCCCGGACCGCTTCCCTTTCCCGTTGAGAATCTGCTCCAAACGGCGCCCTGTGGCTTCGTTGTTACCGACGCACTTGAGCCTGACCATCCTATCATCTATGTCAATACTGTATTTGAGATGGTTACTGGGTACCGTGCCGAGGAGGTGCTTGGTCGAAATTG TCGTTTCTTGCAGTGTAGAGGTCCATTTGCTAAAAGAAGGCATCCTTTGGTGGAGTCTACCGTTGTTTCTGAAATCAGAAGATGTCTTGAGGAAGGCATTGAATTCCAAGGTGAGTTATTAAACTTTAGAAAAGATGGATCCCCACTGATGAATAGATTGCAACTAACACCTATATATGGAGACGATGAGACAATAACTCATGTGATTGGCATCCAATTCTTTACGGAGGCAAACATTGATTTGGGTCCAGTGCCAAGTTCATCGCTCAAGATGTCTGCAAAATCTTCTGATCGGTTTCGTTCTGGTCTTTCCACTTTCCGCCCTATTCCTTCCGGGGACCGAAATATTTGTCGTGGGTTTTGTGGAATATTACAGTTGAGTGATGAGGTACTGGCTCTCAAGATACTTTCAAGATTGACTCCCAGAGATATTGCATCTGTTGGATCTGTGTGTAGACGACTCTATGATTTGACAAGGAATGAGGACCTTTGGAGAATGGTCTGCCAAAATGCTTGGGGTAGTGAGGCGACTAGTGTTCTTGAAACAGTGCCTGGTGCAAAGAGATTAGGGTGGGGTCGACTAGCACGAGAATTGACGACTCTCGAAGCAGCAACATGGAGAAAACTGACAGTTGGAGGTGGGGTTGAGCCATCACGTTGTAACTTTAGTGCTTGTGCAGTTGGGAATCGTGTTGTCCTTTTTGGTGGGGAAGGAGTTAATATGCAGCCAATGAATGATACTTTTGTGTTGGATCTGAATGCAAGTAACCCAGAGTGGCAGCATGTCCAAGTGAGCTCTCCTCCTCCAGGTCGTTGGGGTCATACACTTTCTTGTGTTAACGGGTCTAATTTAGTGGTATTTGGAGGTTGTGGAAGACAGGGCTTGCTAAATGATGTTTTTGTGTTGGATTTGGATGCCAAACCTCCAACTTGGCGTGAAATATCTGGATTGGCTCCTCCACTTCCAAGATCATGGCACAGCTCTTGCACCCTTGATGGAACCAAGTTGATTGTTTCTGGTGGTTGTGCAGATTCCGGGGTACTTCTGAGTGATACTTTTCTACTTGATCTCTCAATGGAGAAACCCATATGGAGAGAAATACCGGTAGCATGGACACCTCCTTCTCGGTTGGGTCACACACTATCTGTATATGGTGGTAGAAAAATTTTAATGTTTGGGGGTCTTGCCAAGAGTGGACCGCTTAGATTTCGTTCCAGTGATGTGTTTACGATGGATCTAAGTGAGGAGGAACCATGCTGGAGATGTGTCACTGGAAGTGGAATGCCTGGTGCAGGAAATCCAGGGGGCATTGCTCCTCCTCCTAGACTGGATCATGTGGCTGTAAGCCTTCCAGGTGGTAGGATCCTAATCTTTGGTGGGTCTGTTGCTGGTCTTCACTCTGCCTCGCAACTTTACATCCTTGATCCAACAGATGAGAAGCCCACATGGAGAATACTAAACGTACCTGGGCGGCCACCAAGATTTGCTTGGGGGCATAGTACCTGTGTTGTTGGAGGAACAAGAGCTATAGTCCTTGGCGGTCAGACCGGAGAGGAATGGATGTTAGGTGAGCTCCATGAGCTTTCCCTAGCAAGCTCTGCCATCTGA